One stretch of Chryseobacterium sp. LJ668 DNA includes these proteins:
- a CDS encoding ABC transporter permease — protein sequence MNEPQQQWTNVIESKHSLFQLNLKEVWQYRDLVIMFVKRDFISSFKQTILGPLWFFINPILTTVVFTLVFGGIANLPTDGIPPILFYLAGNTLWGYFSTTMLSVSNVFTGNAGIFGKVYFPRLVTPISTIISSFMRLGIQLILFFAVLGYYLYLGEVQPNYWALFSPILLIFLSLFSLGLGMIFSSLTTKYRDLSLLLGFGVSLFMWFTPVILPTSLVKQKLGNYGFLADLNPLTPIFECFKYGFIGSGDFNMARLLMSFTFITVVLLFGIVVFNKSEKSFIDTV from the coding sequence ATGAATGAACCCCAACAACAATGGACCAACGTTATTGAGTCTAAACACTCATTATTCCAGCTTAATTTAAAAGAAGTATGGCAATACAGAGATTTGGTCATTATGTTTGTGAAAAGAGATTTTATTTCATCTTTTAAACAGACTATTTTGGGTCCGCTGTGGTTTTTCATTAATCCTATTTTGACCACTGTTGTTTTCACCCTCGTCTTCGGAGGCATTGCTAATTTACCTACTGATGGTATTCCCCCAATTTTATTTTATTTGGCAGGAAATACACTCTGGGGTTATTTCAGCACCACGATGCTCAGTGTTTCTAACGTTTTCACAGGTAATGCCGGCATTTTCGGAAAGGTATATTTCCCCAGATTGGTCACTCCTATTTCTACTATAATTTCCAGCTTTATGCGTTTAGGCATACAACTAATTTTATTTTTTGCTGTATTGGGATATTATTTATATTTAGGTGAAGTACAACCAAATTATTGGGCATTGTTCTCTCCAATATTACTTATATTTCTTTCATTGTTTTCTCTGGGTTTAGGAATGATATTTTCGTCACTCACCACCAAATATCGAGATTTATCACTGTTATTAGGTTTTGGGGTAAGTTTGTTTATGTGGTTTACTCCGGTAATTTTACCTACATCTTTAGTAAAACAAAAATTAGGAAATTATGGTTTTTTAGCAGACCTGAATCCTCTGACACCTATTTTTGAATGTTTTAAATACGGATTTATAGGTTCCGGAGATTTTAATATGGCAAGATTACTGATGAGTTTTACTTTCATCACCGTTGTTTTATTATTCGGAATCGTTGTTTTCAATAAATCTGAAAAATCTTTCATAGACACGGTATAA
- the rfbA gene encoding glucose-1-phosphate thymidylyltransferase RfbA codes for MKGIILAGGSGTRLFPLTIAVSKQLMPVYDKPMIYYPLSTLLLAGIKDILIITTPHDQAGFIKLLGDGSQIGCNIEYVVQPSPDGLAQAFILGDQFIGDDSAALVLGDNIFYGSEMGTLLKNKTNPEGGVVFAYHVADPERYGVVEFDDHFKAVSIEEKPAHPKSNYAVPGLYFYDNEVVEIAKNIQPSSRGELEITDINNVYLSKGKLEVGVLDRGTAWLDTGTFDSLQDASEFVSVIEKRQGFKIGCIEEIAFRNGFINEEKLLETAAKYGKSGYGEYLKKLIGK; via the coding sequence CGTAAGCAAACAACTGATGCCGGTGTATGATAAACCAATGATCTATTACCCGCTGTCAACGTTATTGTTAGCAGGAATCAAAGATATCCTGATCATCACCACACCTCATGATCAGGCAGGTTTTATCAAGCTTTTAGGTGATGGCTCACAGATCGGCTGTAATATTGAATACGTGGTACAGCCAAGTCCGGATGGTCTTGCGCAGGCTTTTATTTTAGGTGATCAATTTATTGGAGATGATTCTGCAGCATTAGTTTTGGGAGATAATATTTTTTACGGTTCAGAAATGGGCACTTTACTGAAAAATAAGACCAATCCTGAAGGCGGAGTGGTTTTCGCTTATCACGTTGCTGACCCTGAAAGATATGGTGTAGTAGAGTTTGATGATCATTTTAAAGCGGTGTCTATTGAAGAAAAGCCTGCACATCCAAAATCAAATTATGCCGTTCCTGGACTGTACTTTTATGATAATGAAGTGGTGGAAATTGCAAAAAACATACAGCCATCGTCAAGAGGCGAACTGGAAATCACCGATATCAATAATGTATACCTGAGTAAAGGAAAACTCGAAGTTGGAGTGTTAGACAGAGGAACAGCCTGGCTGGATACGGGTACTTTTGATTCCCTTCAGGATGCTTCAGAATTTGTAAGCGTCATTGAAAAAAGACAGGGTTTCAAAATAGGGTGTATCGAAGAAATTGCCTTCAGAAACGGATTCATCAATGAAGAAAAGCTCCTTGAAACAGCTGCTAAATACGGCAAAAGCGGATATGGTGAATATTTAAAAAAACTTATTGGTAAATAA
- a CDS encoding ABC transporter ATP-binding protein, which yields MLALKAENISKQYRLGQVGTGTLTHDLNRFWHQIRGKENPYLKIGEANDRSAKGSSDYVWSLRDIDFEIEQGDAVGVIGRNGAGKSTLLKILSKVTKPTTGKIYTNGRIASLLEVGTGFHPEMTGRENVYLNGAILGMTKKEIKRKFDEIVDFSGVERYIDTPVKRYSSGMYVRLAFAVAAHLESEILIVDEVLAVGDAEFQKKCLGKMGDVTKGEGRTILFVSHNMAAISALCKKGILLENGKMKDSGAIDTVLNTYMNVEKNNETHVFFDNNSLRSGSKNIVFESVEILNNKNQHSNNFSIGDDIVLKLKIRNNTGEKRSEIGIQVKTMEDMPVFHIMPRDSNFELHHTSEQEEFLITLKDIRLFPGSYSITLISANTTGHQIYDNIDSAISFNILDGGKYTQRNLPRSAGLFFQNPDWLKL from the coding sequence ATGCTTGCCTTAAAAGCTGAAAACATATCAAAACAATATCGCCTCGGGCAGGTGGGAACGGGTACTTTAACCCACGACCTCAACAGATTCTGGCATCAAATAAGAGGAAAAGAAAATCCTTACCTCAAAATTGGCGAAGCGAACGATAGAAGTGCCAAAGGATCGTCTGATTACGTTTGGTCTTTACGGGATATTGATTTTGAAATTGAGCAGGGCGATGCTGTAGGTGTTATCGGAAGAAACGGTGCAGGAAAATCTACCTTACTTAAAATTTTGAGTAAAGTAACAAAACCTACTACCGGAAAAATATATACAAACGGCAGGATTGCTTCACTGCTTGAAGTAGGAACAGGTTTTCATCCCGAAATGACGGGGCGTGAAAATGTATATCTTAATGGCGCCATCCTTGGCATGACTAAAAAAGAAATCAAAAGGAAATTCGATGAAATCGTAGACTTCTCTGGGGTTGAAAGATATATTGATACCCCTGTAAAAAGGTATTCTTCAGGAATGTATGTGCGTCTCGCGTTTGCTGTAGCTGCACATTTAGAATCTGAGATTCTCATCGTAGATGAAGTACTGGCCGTAGGTGATGCAGAATTTCAGAAAAAATGCCTTGGAAAAATGGGTGATGTAACGAAGGGTGAAGGCAGAACTATTTTGTTTGTAAGCCATAACATGGCTGCAATCTCAGCATTATGCAAGAAAGGAATATTGCTGGAAAATGGTAAAATGAAAGATTCAGGTGCCATTGATACAGTTTTAAACACCTATATGAATGTCGAAAAAAATAATGAAACACATGTTTTCTTCGATAATAATTCTCTGAGAAGCGGAAGTAAAAATATTGTTTTTGAATCGGTAGAAATTTTGAATAATAAAAATCAGCATTCTAATAATTTTTCAATTGGCGATGATATCGTTCTCAAATTAAAGATCAGAAATAACACTGGTGAAAAGAGATCAGAAATTGGCATACAGGTAAAAACTATGGAAGACATGCCTGTATTTCACATCATGCCAAGAGATTCAAACTTTGAATTGCACCATACATCTGAGCAGGAAGAGTTTCTTATAACATTAAAAGACATCAGGCTTTTTCCTGGTAGCTATTCTATTACTCTGATATCTGCCAACACGACCGGACATCAAATATATGACAATATAGACAGTGCAATTTCCTTTAATATCTTGGATGGTGGAAAATATACGCAGCGTAATTTACCAAGATCAGCAGGATTGTTTTTTCAAAATCCTGATTGGCTGAAACTGTAG